The following coding sequences are from one Caminibacter pacificus window:
- a CDS encoding NosD domain-containing protein → MTKKLFVLLTAVITLYAGKCYSILTQTGLFTPVYPYNFRDNPNFREVKCNLLDDRIVWDNNLSYVGCYKTYKEANYTLHHLKFNFVTPKIVEHNVTFKDQYVIFPTTSTVKPKNVNKIISKFKPQILEKNFPTKFYGNGIDFIDITKITFMPTVNLYDFYRFYRKHNLSTKVMVLYNGVYSIDYLYQKIHNPSILKKIDDKTYILKVPLYISPTAKLVVNNKTLLLETTPKPVFIMYHGDIYAKNSKFITWNLKDNNYDKREHIPEEELLLIGLQKPRPYFIGLTGSKTYFINNYFKGLGFHSTSATFGIALLHFPKDLIVNKYNLFTFLNQRGLPKGYYIGNTMVDNMMGFYCSEAKNTAIIGNLMYDNLIYNIDPHDYSEGLIIARNITAKAKHAHGIVISRQVNHTIIAQNFSFNNHSAGIMLDRLSNYNYIFDNLSAINGYMGVSIQESDDVLVYKNYLIGNKIDGIIIRNSLRISVLDNYIAYNAKNGVEVLTKNIDGMIYRNFARDPYHKATAAVVEDNKIIDNIFYSIVVKNNAAVYLKDNELRNKYYPNFGGDLNIFTSKIDKNHGKFKLYGIGNPFRARSIDEIRMSKKVVDEARKIFIDASCNNDFVSEMLGKLYVSKYKNQYMAQKEYIRGISQLYPNDMSSYGYFLLSKANTKKEYINAISYIAQSIIFGNSRAKIDISQIPYVVPVDKNDINKAFEIALNRLKNYKVVDDIYSSACKIDDRKKAKIESAWKIFNYKFKHSGAKDYFEYCSLPLKDFTIFTPKIIKKIHYIFAKANEPKKAYYRKLLKENQLIKDSPDCKLVSIRLKRIRDSLDQYYQTERSKMIKVLNPYIDQYLKLINEYRLHKVSKKQIHELMQEN, encoded by the coding sequence ATGACTAAAAAGTTATTTGTTTTATTAACAGCGGTTATAACGCTTTATGCGGGTAAATGTTATTCCATATTGACACAAACAGGACTTTTTACTCCTGTTTATCCGTATAACTTTAGAGATAATCCTAATTTTAGAGAAGTTAAATGTAATTTATTGGATGATAGAATTGTTTGGGATAATAATCTTTCTTATGTAGGATGTTACAAAACATATAAAGAAGCAAATTATACACTACACCATTTAAAGTTTAATTTCGTAACTCCTAAAATTGTTGAACACAATGTAACTTTTAAAGACCAATATGTAATTTTCCCTACAACTTCAACGGTAAAACCTAAAAATGTCAATAAAATAATCTCTAAATTTAAACCCCAAATATTAGAAAAAAACTTTCCTACTAAATTTTACGGTAATGGAATCGATTTTATTGATATTACGAAAATCACTTTTATGCCTACCGTAAACTTGTATGATTTTTATAGATTTTATAGAAAGCATAATCTTTCTACAAAAGTAATGGTGCTTTATAACGGTGTTTATTCAATTGATTATCTTTATCAGAAAATACATAATCCTAGTATCTTAAAAAAGATTGACGATAAAACTTATATTTTAAAAGTTCCGCTATATATTTCTCCTACCGCTAAATTGGTAGTGAATAATAAAACCCTTCTTTTAGAAACTACCCCGAAACCTGTTTTTATCATGTATCATGGTGATATTTACGCAAAAAATTCTAAATTTATAACGTGGAATTTAAAAGATAATAATTACGATAAAAGAGAACATATACCTGAAGAAGAGTTGTTATTAATAGGACTTCAAAAACCTAGACCATATTTTATCGGACTTACCGGTTCAAAAACGTATTTTATAAATAACTATTTTAAAGGATTGGGATTTCATTCAACTTCGGCTACTTTCGGAATAGCTTTGTTACATTTTCCTAAAGATTTAATCGTAAATAAATACAATTTATTCACTTTTTTAAATCAAAGAGGATTACCAAAAGGATATTACATAGGTAATACAATGGTTGATAATATGATGGGATTTTATTGTTCCGAAGCCAAAAATACGGCAATAATTGGAAATTTGATGTATGATAATTTGATTTATAATATTGACCCTCATGATTATTCCGAAGGTTTGATTATTGCGAGAAATATTACCGCTAAAGCAAAACATGCTCATGGAATTGTTATTTCAAGACAAGTAAATCATACTATTATCGCTCAAAATTTTTCTTTCAATAACCATTCGGCCGGAATTATGCTAGATAGATTATCAAATTATAATTATATTTTTGATAATCTATCGGCTATTAATGGTTATATGGGAGTTTCCATACAAGAAAGTGATGATGTTCTTGTTTATAAAAATTATTTAATCGGTAATAAAATAGACGGAATAATTATCAGAAACTCTTTAAGAATCAGTGTTCTTGATAATTATATAGCATACAATGCAAAAAACGGAGTTGAAGTTTTAACGAAAAATATTGACGGTATGATTTATAGAAATTTTGCTAGGGATCCTTATCATAAAGCAACTGCGGCTGTTGTGGAAGATAACAAAATAATCGATAATATTTTTTATAGTATTGTAGTTAAGAATAATGCCGCTGTTTATCTAAAAGATAATGAATTAAGAAATAAATATTATCCGAATTTCGGTGGGGATTTAAATATATTTACCTCTAAAATCGATAAAAATCACGGTAAGTTTAAATTATATGGAATAGGAAATCCTTTTAGAGCGAGAAGTATTGATGAAATCAGGATGAGTAAAAAAGTTGTTGATGAAGCGAGAAAAATATTTATTGACGCTTCGTGTAATAACGATTTTGTTTCTGAAATGTTAGGAAAATTATATGTTTCAAAATATAAAAATCAGTATATGGCTCAAAAAGAATATATTAGAGGTATTTCTCAATTATATCCTAACGATATGAGTTCGTATGGATATTTTCTTTTATCAAAAGCAAATACTAAAAAAGAGTATATAAACGCAATAAGTTATATCGCTCAAAGTATTATTTTTGGAAATAGTAGAGCTAAAATTGATATTTCTCAAATTCCTTATGTCGTGCCTGTAGATAAAAACGATATAAATAAAGCCTTTGAAATTGCTTTAAATAGATTAAAAAATTATAAAGTTGTTGATGATATTTACAGTTCGGCTTGTAAAATTGATGATAGAAAAAAAGCTAAGATCGAGAGTGCTTGGAAAATTTTTAATTATAAATTTAAACATTCGGGTGCTAAAGATTATTTTGAATATTGCAGTTTACCTTTGAAGGATTTTACTATTTTTACTCCTAAAATTATAAAAAAGATACATTATATTTTTGCAAAGGCGAATGAACCTAAAAAAGCGTATTACCGAAAATTATTAAAAGAAAATCAGTTAATAAAAGATTCGCCGGATTGCAAGCTTGTATCTATTAGACTAAAAAGGATTAGGGATAGTTTAGATCAATATTATCAAACCGAAAGAAGTAAAATGATAAAAGTTTTAAATCCTTATATCGATCAATATTTGAAATTAATAAACGAATATAGACTTCACAAAGTTTCCAAAAAACAAATTCACGAATTAATGCAGGAGAATTGA
- a CDS encoding PilZ domain-containing protein has translation MAQYTDKAKQIVHEAEITRQHARYKIPATIEIEGKKYKVYDWSVSGVGIIGLPDEIYNKKHVVAKMIFKFDDFETVIDNLHLEFVSKRPDGVVGARFTELTPQQIAILNQIISAYLAGDIVTEDDIIHAVTRANFMEKKETKPKVDKKKSILVLLLLWFFVIVLILFLLFVMYQRIYIVKSENAFFDANMTIIRAPSPSYIEFAKDFKVNQEVNTSEVLMYAHIMYGGVKVVKSPLNGTIFKIMIHNGDFRNVGEPVFAVLEKNYEIYIVANVLHKDLVKIRIGDIAKVQLPNGDRFYARVSKIEFPYNVVEEHARPLENIYNQARNYDKVILKPINYKPSTDLISTSAVITIDTLLNKYDWYSIKEEKQTSSEPEKKQVTESQNQDEQAQENFKADDNNANEINNEIQKEKNVQETTNNEKTLTEETKEKEVAEVQTNNEPQTQQETQEVVYENKYCIIAASSPRPFNDRKSKEFLNKFTNAKVVKVGKIYEIKIESFDSYKQAKSYVLNNVKKYYKDAFIIKCKVKKND, from the coding sequence ATGGCACAATATACGGATAAAGCAAAACAGATAGTTCATGAAGCGGAAATAACGAGACAGCATGCAAGATATAAAATTCCGGCAACTATAGAAATAGAAGGTAAAAAATATAAAGTTTACGATTGGTCTGTTTCTGGGGTGGGAATTATAGGACTTCCGGATGAAATTTATAATAAAAAACATGTGGTTGCAAAAATGATATTTAAATTCGATGACTTCGAAACCGTTATTGATAACCTGCATTTGGAATTCGTATCTAAAAGACCTGATGGGGTAGTCGGAGCAAGATTTACAGAGCTTACTCCTCAGCAAATAGCGATTTTAAACCAAATTATTTCTGCATATTTAGCTGGTGATATTGTTACTGAAGATGATATTATCCATGCGGTAACTCGTGCTAATTTTATGGAAAAGAAAGAAACCAAACCGAAAGTCGATAAGAAAAAATCAATTTTGGTCTTATTACTTTTATGGTTTTTCGTAATAGTTTTAATATTATTTTTACTTTTCGTAATGTACCAAAGAATTTATATCGTAAAAAGTGAAAACGCATTTTTTGATGCCAATATGACAATTATTAGAGCACCATCTCCTTCATATATAGAGTTTGCAAAAGATTTTAAAGTAAATCAAGAAGTAAATACGAGCGAAGTGTTGATGTATGCTCATATTATGTACGGAGGTGTGAAAGTTGTAAAATCACCTCTTAACGGAACGATTTTTAAAATTATGATTCATAACGGAGATTTCAGAAATGTGGGTGAGCCTGTTTTTGCCGTCCTTGAAAAAAATTATGAAATTTATATAGTTGCAAACGTTTTACATAAAGATTTGGTGAAAATAAGAATCGGAGATATTGCGAAAGTTCAACTTCCTAACGGTGATAGATTTTATGCAAGAGTTTCAAAAATAGAGTTTCCTTATAACGTTGTAGAAGAACACGCAAGACCGCTTGAAAATATTTATAACCAGGCAAGAAATTACGATAAAGTAATTTTAAAACCAATTAATTACAAACCTTCTACGGATTTAATAAGTACAAGTGCCGTTATTACTATCGATACTTTGTTAAATAAATACGACTGGTATTCAATCAAAGAAGAAAAACAAACTTCAAGTGAGCCTGAAAAAAAGCAAGTAACTGAATCTCAAAATCAAGACGAACAGGCTCAAGAAAATTTTAAAGCTGATGACAATAACGCAAATGAAATTAACAATGAGATTCAGAAAGAAAAAAACGTTCAAGAAACTACAAATAATGAAAAAACTCTAACAGAAGAAACAAAAGAAAAAGAAGTTGCAGAAGTACAAACTAATAATGAACCCCAAACACAACAAGAAACACAAGAAGTTGTGTATGAAAATAAGTATTGCATAATTGCGGCTTCATCTCCTAGACCGTTTAACGATAGAAAATCAAAAGAGTTTTTAAATAAATTTACCAATGCAAAAGTAGTAAAGGTCGGAAAAATTTATGAGATTAAAATTGAATCGTTTGATTCTTATAAACAAGCAAAAAGTTATGTTTTAAATAATGTAAAAAAATATTATAAAGATGCTTTTATCATCAAATGTAAAGTGAAAAAGAATGACTAA
- a CDS encoding glycosyltransferase: MKTFLFFLIYILVVVILGFLIPYKEFDPYARQLIFFLGLVGIWRYSWFFLNITRSLIYRKIKFKRIRKEEQQAGSEIDPEHVFILITTFRIGTSVSVEVYRAAIQEAINCGYDVTLIASIVEMSEERLVRKIFLEMNPPERVKPVITRIKGTGKRDGLAVGFRVVANAPVNLYKSVVAVVDGDSILGEGVIKKSARLFGLNDNLGALTTDEDARLDGKDRATNIYRRWYRLRFAQRNVTMGSLALSNRVLTLTGRMSMIRANIVADREFVNTVQNDYIEHWRLGRFKFLTGDDKSSWYYVIKNGWDMLYVPDVIVYTIEEIPHKNYFIGSIMLMQRWFGNQYRTNERALKIPRKILGWYAWYALWDQRFTMWTSPYGLFIAIFGSIHWGAYIFAAYIWWVMLSRLLMTFAYRTSRKDILPSWPFFLYYNQIVGSFVKIYIWNHLYKQSWTRQKTKLAAGSRFIAWYQRFSSNTMLLLQLLFFIIIINFLVQNINFDDLWAYLNWL, encoded by the coding sequence GTGAAAACGTTTCTTTTTTTTCTGATTTATATCCTTGTTGTCGTAATTCTCGGTTTTCTTATTCCTTATAAGGAATTCGATCCTTATGCCAGACAGTTAATTTTCTTTTTGGGTCTGGTGGGGATTTGGAGATATTCTTGGTTTTTCTTGAATATTACTCGTTCTTTAATCTATAGAAAGATTAAATTTAAGAGAATAAGAAAAGAGGAACAACAGGCAGGAAGTGAAATAGATCCGGAACATGTATTTATTTTGATTACTACGTTTAGAATCGGTACGAGTGTTTCAGTTGAAGTTTACAGAGCTGCTATTCAAGAGGCTATCAATTGCGGATATGATGTTACGCTGATTGCATCTATTGTTGAAATGTCTGAAGAGAGACTTGTTAGAAAAATATTTTTAGAGATGAATCCGCCTGAGAGGGTCAAACCCGTAATCACAAGAATTAAAGGTACCGGAAAAAGAGACGGTCTTGCGGTAGGATTTAGAGTAGTGGCAAACGCTCCTGTCAATCTTTATAAATCCGTAGTTGCCGTTGTTGATGGGGATTCTATTTTAGGTGAAGGAGTTATTAAAAAATCTGCAAGATTATTCGGCTTAAACGATAATTTAGGGGCTTTAACTACGGATGAAGACGCAAGACTTGACGGAAAAGATAGAGCGACTAATATTTACAGAAGATGGTATAGGTTAAGATTTGCTCAAAGAAACGTTACAATGGGGTCTCTTGCTCTTTCCAATAGAGTTTTGACATTAACGGGTCGTATGTCTATGATAAGAGCAAATATCGTAGCCGATAGAGAGTTTGTAAATACTGTACAAAACGATTATATCGAACATTGGAGACTCGGAAGATTTAAGTTCTTAACGGGTGATGATAAGTCGAGTTGGTATTATGTTATTAAAAACGGTTGGGATATGCTTTATGTACCGGATGTAATAGTTTATACGATTGAAGAAATTCCTCATAAAAATTATTTTATCGGTTCTATAATGCTTATGCAAAGATGGTTTGGTAACCAATATAGGACAAACGAAAGGGCTCTTAAAATACCGAGAAAAATACTTGGATGGTATGCATGGTACGCTCTTTGGGATCAACGATTTACAATGTGGACTTCACCTTATGGATTATTTATAGCGATATTTGGGTCGATACATTGGGGAGCGTATATTTTTGCGGCTTATATTTGGTGGGTAATGTTAAGTAGATTATTAATGACATTTGCTTACCGAACTTCCAGAAAAGATATTTTACCGAGTTGGCCGTTTTTCTTATATTACAATCAGATAGTTGGTTCATTTGTAAAAATTTATATTTGGAATCATTTATATAAACAGTCTTGGACCAGACAAAAAACGAAACTTGCGGCAGGTAGCAGATTTATTGCATGGTATCAAAGGTTTAGTTCGAATACCATGCTTTTATTGCAGTTGTTGTTTTTCATTATTATTATTAATTTTTTAGTTCAAAACATCAATTTTGATGATCTTTGGGCATATTTAAACTGGTTATAG
- a CDS encoding UDP-glucose dehydrogenase family protein, producing MRISVVGLGYVGAVCSAALANEGHQVIGMDIDKTKVELINEGKSPIVEKDLDVLIEKNVKEGRLRATTNLKEAIENSDITFIAVGTPSRENGSIDLKYIKEAAKSIGEVLKDKKDFHIVVMRSTVLPGTGKGVVIPIIEENSGKKVGVDFGYASNPEFLRESTAIWDFYHPPKTVIGASDEKTANTLEELYSFIDTNEAPLFKTEIETAEMVKYADNSWHAVKVTFGNEIGMICSRLGIDSHKVMKIFCADRKLNISCYYLTPGFAFGGSCLPKDVKALTYKAKEVDEKTPLLNSLMESNEYQIKRVFNHFIKPLRKKKVGILGLSFKAGTDDLRESPILELTETLIGKGYFVKIFDENVVKAREEGAAKEFLETELHHINERLTDNLQEVIDSSEILVIGNKDNRFKGLADKYKDKIIIDVAAIEDRISQGNYFRIV from the coding sequence ATGAGAATATCAGTAGTGGGACTTGGGTATGTCGGTGCCGTATGTAGCGCAGCGTTAGCTAACGAAGGGCATCAAGTTATCGGTATGGATATCGATAAAACGAAAGTGGAATTAATTAACGAAGGAAAATCTCCTATAGTGGAAAAAGACCTTGACGTTTTAATTGAAAAAAACGTAAAAGAAGGTAGACTTAGAGCTACAACCAATCTTAAAGAAGCTATCGAAAATAGTGATATTACTTTTATTGCTGTAGGTACTCCTTCAAGAGAAAACGGAAGTATCGATTTAAAATATATCAAAGAAGCGGCAAAATCAATAGGTGAAGTCTTAAAAGATAAAAAAGATTTTCATATCGTAGTTATGAGAAGCACCGTTTTACCTGGTACGGGAAAAGGTGTTGTAATTCCGATTATTGAAGAAAATTCAGGTAAAAAAGTAGGTGTTGATTTTGGATATGCTTCAAATCCTGAATTTTTAAGAGAAAGTACGGCAATTTGGGACTTTTATCATCCTCCAAAAACAGTTATCGGTGCAAGTGACGAAAAAACTGCAAATACTTTGGAAGAGTTGTACTCTTTTATAGATACAAACGAAGCACCTCTTTTCAAAACGGAAATAGAAACTGCGGAAATGGTTAAATATGCTGATAATTCTTGGCATGCCGTAAAAGTTACTTTCGGTAACGAAATAGGTATGATTTGTTCAAGACTCGGAATTGATTCTCATAAAGTGATGAAAATCTTTTGTGCCGATAGAAAGCTTAATATTTCTTGTTATTATTTAACTCCGGGATTTGCGTTCGGAGGTAGTTGTTTACCAAAAGATGTTAAGGCTTTAACTTATAAAGCTAAAGAAGTTGATGAAAAAACACCTCTTTTAAACTCTTTAATGGAAAGTAACGAATATCAAATTAAAAGAGTTTTTAATCATTTTATTAAACCTTTAAGAAAGAAAAAAGTCGGTATTTTAGGTCTTAGTTTTAAAGCCGGAACCGATGATTTAAGAGAATCTCCGATACTTGAGCTTACTGAGACATTGATTGGTAAAGGATATTTTGTTAAAATTTTTGACGAAAATGTAGTTAAAGCAAGAGAAGAGGGGGCTGCAAAAGAATTTTTAGAAACCGAACTTCATCATATCAATGAAAGACTCACCGATAATCTCCAAGAAGTAATTGATAGCTCAGAAATTTTAGTAATTGGAAATAAAGATAACCGATTTAAAGGATTAGCTGATAAATATAAAGATAAAATTATTATCGACGTAGCAGCAATCGAGGATAGAATATCACAAGGGAACTATTTTAGAATAGTTTAA
- a CDS encoding polysaccharide lyase family 7 protein: protein MAEFKKVIFFFFTTLLLAHDSPYSLDKFKPVLEISKLQAPKSSFNPLYSRKYGDFADYSNKYFYLQDRKYMVFYMCGNHNRSELRFKNIWKVGTENKKEMEAEVKLFPLDEKKEFTFLQIHADSTLKNMPTINKPLLRVVWYKKLKGKRSHIWAIIRLGDDIFSRYQKIDLGVMPKSFFDVKISVYKNVLKIFVNGVEKVNMDVGYWGKYYNYFKAGVYLQDDGCAKVLFKKLTVKD, encoded by the coding sequence ATGGCAGAATTTAAGAAGGTAATTTTTTTCTTTTTTACAACGTTGTTATTAGCTCACGATTCTCCGTATTCTTTGGATAAGTTTAAACCGGTCCTTGAAATTTCCAAACTTCAAGCGCCCAAGAGTTCTTTCAACCCTTTATATAGTAGAAAATACGGGGATTTTGCAGATTATTCAAATAAGTATTTTTATCTGCAAGATAGAAAATATATGGTTTTTTATATGTGTGGTAATCATAATAGAAGCGAGCTTAGGTTTAAAAACATATGGAAAGTAGGCACTGAAAATAAAAAAGAAATGGAAGCGGAAGTTAAACTTTTTCCGCTTGATGAAAAAAAAGAGTTTACTTTTTTACAAATACATGCGGATAGTACTTTAAAAAATATGCCTACTATAAACAAACCTCTTTTAAGAGTGGTTTGGTATAAAAAGCTAAAAGGAAAAAGGAGCCATATTTGGGCGATAATAAGATTGGGGGACGATATTTTCAGTCGCTATCAAAAGATTGATTTGGGAGTTATGCCAAAATCGTTTTTTGATGTTAAAATATCGGTTTATAAAAATGTCTTGAAGATTTTTGTTAACGGTGTGGAAAAGGTGAATATGGATGTCGGTTATTGGGGGAAATATTACAACTATTTTAAAGCCGGCGTCTATTTGCAAGACGATGGTTGTGCAAAAGTATTATTTAAAAAATTAACCGTAAAGGATTAA
- a CDS encoding mannose-1-phosphate guanylyltransferase/mannose-6-phosphate isomerase: MTNVILCGGSGTRLWPVSRENLPKQFLKMFDGKSLFQLTVERNRKYSNKFVLVSNENQYFMALDQLDEIKLEDYISIIEPIGRNTAASIAFAAFSVDEEEVLFVTPSDHLIKDDEHYEKAIKAAYEEAKKGYLITFGITPNAPKTGYGYIKVKNCNNDICDVESFKEKPDEKTAKKYLEEGNYYWNSGMFMFKAGVYLNELKKYAPDIYEAVKNACKHIKKRDFMRIKKEDMLEIRDESIDYAVMEHSKKIKMVKSDIDWKDVGDFDALYEVLPKDENGNTKNEKLLALNSKNNLVFGRYKKQIAINDIDDMIIVDTPTALLVTKRGNGQKVKDIVKVLKKINPEVVKFGRTVYRPWGKYINLEDAPNFKVKIITVNPGKRLSLQKHFHRSEHWVVVSGIAEVTIGDKTFLLRPNESTYIPIGEIHRLANPGKIPLEIIEVQVGEYLSEDDIVRIEDDYGRI, from the coding sequence ATGACAAATGTTATATTGTGTGGGGGGAGCGGGACAAGACTTTGGCCTGTAAGTAGAGAAAATTTGCCGAAACAATTTTTAAAAATGTTTGATGGAAAATCTCTTTTTCAACTCACTGTTGAGAGAAATAGAAAATATAGCAATAAATTTGTTTTAGTTTCAAATGAAAATCAATATTTTATGGCTTTGGATCAATTAGATGAAATTAAGCTTGAAGATTATATCTCTATTATCGAACCTATAGGAAGAAATACCGCCGCTTCTATCGCTTTTGCGGCCTTTAGTGTCGATGAAGAAGAAGTTCTGTTCGTAACACCATCGGATCATTTGATAAAAGATGACGAACACTATGAAAAAGCTATTAAAGCAGCATATGAAGAAGCGAAAAAAGGGTATTTGATTACTTTTGGTATTACTCCTAACGCTCCTAAAACCGGATACGGATATATAAAAGTAAAAAATTGTAATAACGATATTTGTGATGTGGAGTCTTTTAAAGAAAAGCCGGATGAAAAGACGGCTAAAAAGTATCTTGAAGAAGGTAATTATTATTGGAATAGCGGAATGTTTATGTTTAAAGCGGGAGTATATTTGAATGAACTTAAAAAATATGCTCCGGATATTTATGAAGCGGTTAAAAATGCGTGTAAACATATTAAAAAACGCGATTTTATGAGAATTAAAAAAGAGGATATGCTTGAGATTAGAGACGAGAGTATAGATTATGCCGTAATGGAACATAGTAAAAAAATTAAAATGGTAAAATCGGATATCGATTGGAAAGACGTAGGAGACTTTGACGCTTTATACGAAGTTTTACCAAAAGATGAAAACGGAAATACTAAAAATGAAAAACTATTAGCATTAAATTCTAAAAATAACTTGGTTTTCGGAAGATATAAAAAACAAATTGCGATAAACGATATAGACGATATGATAATAGTTGATACTCCTACCGCTTTATTAGTAACAAAAAGAGGTAACGGGCAAAAAGTAAAAGATATTGTAAAAGTTTTGAAAAAAATCAATCCCGAAGTTGTAAAATTCGGAAGAACGGTTTATAGACCTTGGGGTAAATACATAAATCTAGAAGACGCACCGAATTTTAAAGTAAAAATTATTACGGTAAATCCGGGTAAAAGACTCTCGTTACAAAAACATTTTCATAGAAGCGAACACTGGGTGGTAGTAAGCGGAATTGCTGAAGTTACTATTGGAGATAAAACATTTCTTTTAAGACCGAACGAATCCACTTATATTCCGATAGGGGAAATTCACAGACTTGCAAATCCGGGCAAAATACCTCTTGAAATAATCGAAGTGCAAGTGGGTGAATATTTAAGTGAAGACGATATAGTAAGAATCGAGGATGATTATGGCAGAATTTAA
- a CDS encoding class I SAM-dependent DNA methyltransferase: protein MNRFNKDAITWDDLPRRVELAKKVVQNVKPFVKNKKVLEFGCGTGLVGINIADVTKELIGIDTSEKMVEKFNEKAKKLNLNAKAFVKNIFEENDKYDAIVSSMTIHHIKDIKKLSKKLYELTNIVFIADLVKEDGTFHTRGNEDVEHFGFSIDELKDYFSEWKMDYKIIHTIKKHKDFDVFLITLQKK, encoded by the coding sequence ATGAATAGATTCAACAAAGACGCTATCACTTGGGACGACTTACCAAGAAGAGTAGAACTTGCAAAAAAAGTAGTACAAAACGTCAAACCTTTTGTCAAAAACAAAAAAGTACTCGAATTCGGTTGCGGTACGGGACTTGTAGGTATCAACATAGCCGATGTTACGAAAGAACTGATAGGAATAGATACTTCTGAGAAAATGGTAGAAAAATTTAACGAAAAAGCAAAAAAATTAAACTTAAACGCAAAAGCTTTTGTTAAAAATATTTTTGAAGAAAATGATAAATATGACGCAATAGTAAGCTCTATGACGATTCATCATATAAAGGATATAAAAAAACTAAGCAAAAAATTATATGAATTAACAAATATCGTTTTTATTGCGGATTTAGTAAAAGAAGACGGAACGTTTCACACAAGAGGAAACGAAGACGTTGAACATTTCGGTTTTTCTATAGATGAGCTAAAGGACTATTTTAGCGAATGGAAAATGGATTATAAAATAATCCATACAATAAAAAAACACAAAGATTTCGACGTATTTTTAATCACTCTTCAAAAAAAGTAA
- a CDS encoding GGDEF domain-containing protein, translating to MFSLEKFREETIHISFFLFLCISIFYFIGAYFGIFLIYKPLLKVELIFVITDLLFYFSYKLKKITYKTFAYILTFSIIFMITLIFFFNNHVIYRSFWFIASLPFIYLYADKKIGTAVAIYSIVLMYVAYEKGFFPITFQDYVAYVISDLMVASISWFFITQMQTYEKKVLEEQKKLDVQAKTDYLTNVLNRRGFMQEILDKKGVLGVFDLDYFKKINDTYGHEFGDEYLRHFVKILKNSLRKDDIIGRFGGDEFVVLFINAKKDDLDKWVEEFYKRLELSPYKGIKVSVSIGLANYEGDLQKSFNLADNALYISKNRRNKVTFFEE from the coding sequence ATGTTTTCATTAGAAAAATTTAGAGAAGAGACTATTCATATATCTTTTTTTCTTTTTTTGTGTATTAGTATTTTTTATTTTATCGGTGCTTATTTCGGAATTTTTTTAATATATAAGCCTCTTTTGAAAGTGGAATTAATATTTGTTATTACGGATTTACTGTTTTATTTTTCTTATAAATTGAAAAAAATTACATATAAAACTTTTGCTTATATACTTACCTTTAGTATTATTTTTATGATAACACTTATTTTCTTTTTTAACAATCATGTTATATACCGGAGTTTTTGGTTTATTGCCAGTTTGCCTTTCATATATTTATATGCGGATAAAAAAATAGGAACTGCAGTAGCGATTTATTCTATCGTTTTAATGTATGTAGCTTACGAAAAAGGATTTTTTCCGATAACTTTTCAAGATTATGTCGCTTATGTTATTTCGGATTTAATGGTAGCCTCTATCAGCTGGTTTTTTATTACTCAAATGCAAACATACGAAAAAAAAGTTTTAGAAGAACAAAAAAAACTGGACGTACAGGCGAAAACCGATTATTTGACTAATGTTTTAAACAGAAGAGGATTTATGCAGGAAATTTTGGATAAAAAAGGAGTTTTAGGAGTTTTTGATTTGGATTATTTTAAAAAAATAAACGATACTTACGGGCATGAATTCGGGGATGAATATTTAAGGCATTTTGTGAAAATATTAAAAAATTCTCTTAGAAAAGATGATATTATTGGGAGATTTGGCGGAGATGAATTTGTAGTATTGTTTATCAACGCAAAAAAAGACGATTTGGATAAATGGGTTGAAGAGTTTTATAAAAGGCTCGAATTATCACCGTATAAGGGGATTAAAGTTTCCGTATCTATCGGTCTTGCAAATTATGAGGGTGATTTGCAAAAAAGTTTTAATTTAGCCGACAATGCCCTTTATATTTCCAAGAATAGAAGAAATAAGGTTACTTTTTTTGAAGAGTGA